The Variovorax sp. S12S4 genome includes the window CACCGCGGCGTGCCAGGTCGAGCCCGGGTCCAGCGCAAACGCCAGCAGCGACGCACCGGCGGCCAGTGACCAGGCCACCGCCACGCGAATGCAAAGCGCGATCGCGAACACCCTCCAGGGTTGCGCGCATTGCGCAACCACGAGCCGCCACCGGCCTTGCTCCCGGTCCTCCTGCACCAGTCCGTAGCAAAGCCCCAGGATGGCGAGCGGCAGCAGCAGCGCGACCAGCGTCGCGAAATCAGGTGGGCCCAGGTCTTCGAGCAGCGGGTTCGCGATCCGGTCGCTCTTGCGGGCGTCGGTGTGCCGGCTCTCGACCGTGACGCGCATCGTCGGGCTCAGCAGCTCGAATGTTCCGGTTCCAAGGGCAACGCCGCCGAGCGCTGGCAGATGCGCGGGAGGCGCGTTGAGCCGGGCGAACTGGAACGCGGCCATCATTGCCTTGGTGTCGCCCCCGGCGCGGCGGCGCCCGTTTTGGCGGCCGCCTCGCGCGCCTGTGTTCGCGCCTGTGTTCGCGCCTGTTCCCACGTGGCCATCTCCTGCGCATTCAGGAGCCGCAATTCCCTGGCGGCAAGTCCTGACCAGAGTGCACTCACGCACAGCAGCGCGGCAAAAACACCCGACACCCAGACATGCGTGTGCTGGCGAACGAAGCGCCGCCATTCCGCACGCAAGATGAGGTTCATCATGGCCGCAGCCTCCGCGCGGCAAGCACCAGCAAGCCGCAGGCCGCCGTCGCCCAGGCGAGCAGCAAGCCGAGGTCGGGCAACGCTGCGCGCAATGCGAAAGCGATGTTGGGCGGCGTGTAGTGAAACGCATCGACCGACCGCCACAGCGCGTCGCCGGCGTACTTGTCGTCGAACGAAGTCAGCCCGCGGGTGTTGTCCATGTCCCACTGGTCGATCTTGATGTTCGCGCGGCGGCGGTACTGCTCGGCCGCTTCCTCGAAGTGGCGCTGATGCGCGAGGTCGGTGCCCGAGAGCTTCATCGAGATCGCACGCATGGCCGTCGTCGGGCTGAGTGCCGAGGCAATGCGCGCAACGCTCTCCTGCATTGCGTAGCGATCCCAGAGGCGGCCGAAGTGGATCGCATGCACGCGGTCGGCGTAGGCGTCGCGCTCCATCCGGCGCAGCGCATAGGCGCCGAAGGGCAGGTCTTCCAGGCGACGCACGTTGTGCCGGCGCAGAAGCTCCGCATCGAAACGTTCGTTGCGCACGGCCAGCGCGCCATCGCCCGGCAGGCCTTCGGCGTAGTCGCGCTGGATGTCGCCCCAGAAGCGCTCGGCCGTCGGCAGCGGTGCAGCGGCCTGCGCGCTCGCGGCACCCAGGCGCGGCACGACGAAGACGAAGGCGATCCACAGGCCCAGCACGACGAACAGCGCGCGCCGGCTGCTCGCCACCATGGCCGACACCGCCAGCGCCAAGGCTGCAAAGACACCGCAGTAGATCAAGAAGGTGCCCGCCAGAACGGCCGCGCGCCATACGGCGTCCGCGCCAGGCGATGCGCCTGCCGTCACCAACGCAAGACCCGCCCCCACTGCGGCCAGCGGAACCAGCGAGACCACCGCGAGCAGCGCCAGGAACTTTCCTGCAAGCAGCGCGCGGCCCGGCAAGCCGGCGCTGTGCAGCATGCGCAAGGTTCCGCTTTCCCGTTCCAGGCTGACGGCGTTGAAAGCCAGGGCGACGATCAGCAGCGGCAGCAGCGCCTGCAGCACGAAGGCCGGCGTGAAAGACCCGAAGCGCACCGACGGCGGCTCGTCGGCCGCCGGACGGAAGCGCGCCATGTTGCGCCGATGCGGTTCGAGCCAGAGCGCCTGGCCCAGGTAAGGGCCGAGACCGGGATCGAGCACGGCAAGCGGCGAGTCGGGGCGGAAGGCGTAGAGGCCGAAATGCGCGCCACGATGCGGGTGCTTGTCGCCCTGCGAATCCCACTGCTGGCGCACCAGCTCACTGACCTGCGCCTTCTCGTGCGCAAGCCGCCGCTGCTGCTGGGCCGAAGCGAACAGCAGGCCGGCCAGCAGCAGCGACAGCGAGACGGCAAGCACAACAAAACGCCCGTCGCGAACGAGCGCGCGCAGTTCCTTTCGCAGCACCGCGGCGGCCGTCATGTGGCCCGCTCCAAAGGCGCCGTGCGCGTGTGAGCCAGATAGGCGCGCTCCAGCTCGTCGTGGCTGACGGTGTGCGTATCGAACTGCGCGACGAGACGCCCTTCCTTCATGATTCCGATGCAGTCCGCAACCTGCTTGGCGTTGAACAGGTCGTGCGTGGCCATCAGCACGGCCATGCCGGCGTCGGCAGCGGCGCGCACGCGCTGTGCAAAGTCGTTCGCGGCACCAGGGTCGAGGCCCGAGGTGGGCTCGTCGAGCAGCATCGCCTTTGCATGTTTGGCATGCGCAATGGCAAGGCCGACCTTTTGCCGCATGCCCTTCGAGTAAGTCGCGACACGCGCTGTGTGCGACGCCGTCTGCAGGCCGGCCTGGTCCAGCAGGGCACGTGCGGCCGCATCGGCCAGCGGCACGCCACCCAGCGCACAGAAGTACTGAAGGTTTTCGATGCCGCTCAGGTACGGATACAGCGCCACGTTCTCGGGCAGGTAGGCCAGATGGCGCCGCGCCGCAGCAGCGTTGCGGCGCGGATCGATCCCGGCGACCTGGACGCTTCCGGCCGACGGCGCCACGAAACCCAGCAGTGCGTTCAGCGTGGTTGTCTTGCCCGCCCCGTTGCCGCCGAGCAGCGCGTAGACGCTGCCGGCCGGCACGCTCAAGTCGAGTCCGTCGATTGCGCGGCGCCCGCCCAAGGTGACGACCAGCCCTCGCGCCGAGAGCACTTCGTGATCCAT containing:
- a CDS encoding DUF3526 domain-containing protein, with the translated sequence MTAAAVLRKELRALVRDGRFVVLAVSLSLLLAGLLFASAQQQRRLAHEKAQVSELVRQQWDSQGDKHPHRGAHFGLYAFRPDSPLAVLDPGLGPYLGQALWLEPHRRNMARFRPAADEPPSVRFGSFTPAFVLQALLPLLIVALAFNAVSLERESGTLRMLHSAGLPGRALLAGKFLALLAVVSLVPLAAVGAGLALVTAGASPGADAVWRAAVLAGTFLIYCGVFAALALAVSAMVASSRRALFVVLGLWIAFVFVVPRLGAASAQAAAPLPTAERFWGDIQRDYAEGLPGDGALAVRNERFDAELLRRHNVRRLEDLPFGAYALRRMERDAYADRVHAIHFGRLWDRYAMQESVARIASALSPTTAMRAISMKLSGTDLAHQRHFEEAAEQYRRRANIKIDQWDMDNTRGLTSFDDKYAGDALWRSVDAFHYTPPNIAFALRAALPDLGLLLAWATAACGLLVLAARRLRP
- a CDS encoding ABC transporter ATP-binding protein translates to MDHEVLSARGLVVTLGGRRAIDGLDLSVPAGSVYALLGGNGAGKTTTLNALLGFVAPSAGSVQVAGIDPRRNAAAARRHLAYLPENVALYPYLSGIENLQYFCALGGVPLADAAARALLDQAGLQTASHTARVATYSKGMRQKVGLAIAHAKHAKAMLLDEPTSGLDPGAANDFAQRVRAAADAGMAVLMATHDLFNAKQVADCIGIMKEGRLVAQFDTHTVSHDELERAYLAHTRTAPLERAT